A region of the Leptospiraceae bacterium genome:
TTAGAAATGGAACCATTTCTTGCGGCTTTTCTTTTTGGAGTTTTTTCAATATTTCTTCGCTTGATTCGATATACGATAACATAACTCCGTAGACAGCAAGATTGTTAAGTTCATGAAAAGACTTTGCTCCTTGTAAAGATTTTAATTTTTTGTCCAGAGAAGTAAAATCAGGATTTACTACTGGAGTTAAATTTTCATTGAGCAGTATAAACTGTTTATCCGCTTTCAGTATTTCGGACTTGTCTTCCTCTAATACTGGCGTAGGACGAAATATGGAAACGCATCCAGTGATGGCAAATAATAAAACTAGGCTCCCCAATTTCTTCAAAAGCGGATAACATAGATTTGTCTTATTGGTGAATGATAGATTAAGAATATTTATTCTCTTCATTGATCTGTCTTGCGAAGAATAGATATTTTAATGATTTCTTTTGATTCCCCATCAATAAATATAGAATCGAGAGATCATAAGCGTCCTTCGGATTTGGTTGGATGGAATCTTTTTCATTGTAATAATTTTGTAGATTGTTTTCGAAGCTAACAAGCTTCTTATTTTTTATGGTAATGATCCGATTGATAAAATCTTTTTCTTTAGCTGTAGGATTGATTTTTTTGTATTGCATTTCTTTGATGAAGCTATTGAAACGATCATCCATCGAAGTCGCCTCAGAAACTATCTTGAGGGCTTTCGAATAACGTCCAGTCTTAATCAAAATATCCGACTTAATCAGTTTTATAGAAGAGTCTTCTTTATAGAGGGAATTGTATATACTCAAAGTCTTTATGGCATCTCTATATCTTCTTTGTTTATAATAGAATTTAATTAACTCTTCTAGGCTTGCTTTGTGATGTGGATCAATTTTTATTACATTCGAAAGATATTGTTCCGTTTTATCTACATTATCCGCTTTGGCATAAATGGAAGCAAGGAGAATGTGGGAAAAAAGAAATCGTCTTTTGTAGTAGAGAGATTTTTTTAGACATTGAATTGCTTTTTTAAAACGGTTTTGCTTGTAAAATTCTTGACCGAGATGAAAGTATGTTTCTTCATTTGGATTTAGTTTTGTAATTTTATAAAAGAATTCTAAAGCCTTGGAATTCTCTTCGAGATTGGAATATAGATTTGCTAATCTATAAAGACATTTTATATTGTCTGTCTCCATTTCCAGGCATTCAAGGTAGCACTGTATTGCCTTTTCATACTCAGCATTTTCTTCAAATTGTAATCCGTCTCGGTAAGATTCTCGAAACTTTTTAATTTTAAAATGAGTATACTTTCTCTTTATATTATCTTTCATGCTACTGACGTAACCAGAAAGATTTCTGGATTCTATAACTTCTAATCTATCTTTCATTTTTTAGTAACTCGGAAACTTTGGCTGTGAATAGCAATCTAAGAACCCAAAATAATTTAGCAAGAAAATTAAAAATATTGATTCGAGTTCGATTTTTTACCCAAATCTGTTCTTATTTGCTCTGTTTGCTCCGGGGAAAATTTAATTATTGGAGAAAAATGCCGAATTTGTTTGCTTTTCATGTCGATTATTATACTAATTAAACTTAAGAACTATTAAGGTAGGTTCCAAACACATGAAACATATTCTGATTACATTGGGAATAGTAGCCCTAATCTCCTGCCAATCTTCCCCGAAAAAAGAAGAAGCAGTGACCACCACGACTCAAGAAAAAATTGCTACCGAAACAGAAGTCAAAGAAATTGCAAAAGCAGTTGAGAAGCCTAAATTTGATGAAGTTGGCTTTGCATCTTGGTATGGAATTCAATTTCAGGGCAAACCGACCGCTAGTGGAGAAATGTTTGATCGTTTTAAATTAACGGCTGCTCATAGAACAATTCCTTTTGGCTCTGTTGTTAAAGTGCAAAATCTAGAAAATAATAGAGAAACGGAAGTTGTTATCAATGACAGAGGACCTTTTGATGAAGGAAACATTATTGAAGTAACAGAAAGAGCAGCGGAAATATTGAATTTTAAAGAAGAAACCGTTGTAAAAGTTGGAACAAATATTGTTAAGCCGGCAGAAGAAAACCCTCTTTTAGTAAAAGATGATTCATTCAGCGTTGATGATGACGATGATGACGATGATGACGATGATATTGATGAAGAGACTGCGCCACCTGCCAAAAAAGGAGAGCCCAAAAAGCCAGCAACCGTTACTCCCGTTGCGCCAGAAAAAAAACCTCCTGTAGTAGCACCAGCTCCTGCACCTGCAAAAACAGTTGCACCAGCAAATAACAGTAAGACTGCACCTGCTGAAATCCCTACTATTTCTACTCCTGCACCTACAAATAACAATGGATCACAGCCAAAAGGGGAAACTGTTCAGATTGGAGTATTCAAAGAGCAAAGAAGAGCAGAAGCTTTTAGAGATCAGATTAAAAAAGATTTTTCAGAAAAGATTTTCCTTTTCTCAAGATCAGGAACTTATGTTGTGCAAATAGGCGATTTCGCAAAACGCGAAGATGCTGTAGCCCTTAGAGAAAAACTCAAAGCAAAGAAGATAGCAAATTGTTTCATACCTCCTAAAAACTAAACGTAGTTTAATCACTGCGAAGAACAATAAAACACCCCGATCAAAAGGTCGGGGTGTTTTATGATGGAATGGCTGAATTTATGTCAGTCTCAGGAAAATCATTTCCCTTAAATAGAAGCTTTTCCTTGGTAGCCTTCGTTAATGCATAAGCAAAGCAATCTCCGAAGTTTAATGAGGCAGAGTGACCACTCCCTTTTCCAAAATCCTTAAAAGCTTGTCTTGCAATCTGCGCCTGATCGGGAGTAACCTCTTTTAGCTCTATGCCCATTTCTTCGACTAATTCATCAAACAGACGAGAAAGAATTGGATCACGAAAAGAATCGATTCGAATAGCAGATTCGAGGTAATTTGCAACAGACATTTTTATATACGGGTCTTTTTGGATAGCCTCTAAAAAGGACTCTTTCTCTGGCTCATTAAAAAGAATGGCGAGCAGTGCGGATGAATCTATAATCACTTAGGGAGTCCGTCTTTCCCATAAAGCAGGTCATCATGATCAGAAGAAAGCGCATTTGGAGGAAGACGCTTTAGGAATTTGAGTAATGTATCACGAAGTCTATCATTCTTTACTATGTCATAGGTATGGACAAGCCTATCGAGCCGCTCACGTAAGGAAACTGTTATCACTTGCGTAATGGATTCCCCAGTTAAGCTGGATAACTTACGAGCAAGTCTGTCTGTCTCTGGATCTTTTAAACTGAGTGCCATATATACGTATATAAACTTTGTATATAAAAAAGCAAGATTTTTTTATTTGATATCAATTACCATCAAAGTAACGTCATCGCTATGATTAGAGACTGTATTTCCAATCCAACTTTTGACATCATTCATGACTAATTTCGCAAAGTCAGCAGGCTTCATAAGGTTATGTTTTCGTATATAACCAATCAGTAGTTCTTCTCCGAACATTTCTTCACTTGAATTTCTTGCTTCAATAATTCCATCTGTATAGAGAACGATTCGGTCTCCTTTTTGAATAGGAATCTCGACCATCTCTGTTTGAATTTCAGGAAAGAGTCCTAGAATTTTGCCTTTCTGATTAAACTCTTTTACTTCATCCGTTTCCGATGAATGAATGTAGATAGACGGATGACCTGCCTTTGCATGTTTCATTGTATTATTTTCGAAATCAAGATAGATATAACTTGCAGTAATAAAATTTGTTCCTACATTATTGAGCATACTTTTATTTATCCGCGAAAGTAAACGTGCAGGATCATCAGCAAAGGCGGATTGAATTGAAAAAGCAATCTTTAGCATAGAAGCAATGATTGCAGCAGGAATACCATGACCCGAAACGTCCGCAATAAAGATTCCTATTTTGTTTTTATCTACAACATGGAAATCGTAAAAGTCACCGCCAACTTGCGCCATAGGATAATAGTTTACTGCAATGTCTAAATTTTGTGATGTAGGTATTGACTTTGGAAGGATAGATGTCTGAATCTTTTTTGCTACATTTAATTCATGTCTGAGTGCGGCTAATGACTCTTTTTCTTTATAAGCTTTCTTTAAATTGATGACCATCTCATTGAATTTTTCTGATAGATAGCCAAATTCATCTTCTGATTCAATCACTACGTTTGTTTCCATATTACCAGAAGAAAGCTCATCTACTGCTTGCGAGAGTTTTCTAAGAGGGTCTGTAATATAAATAGACAGAATATAAGATACAATGATAGTGAATATAAGTGCGACTAACGTAATAGTAACCCCTGCCATAGTCATTGTATTATTGAATTGTCTGATGTCGGAAATGGAAACGCTAAAAAGCACAGCACCGACGCATTGAGTTTTTTCTTTGAAGATTGGAGCAATTACAATAATAAAGGTTCCATAGGCAAGTTGTTCTGGTTCATCTGATATATGAGGGGTGCAACTACGAATAGATTTTTTAATTATATTTTTCAGTTCTTCTGTTTCAATAAATTCCCAGCCAGGAATAGATGCTACTGAATTCTTTGATGCAAAGGTGAGAGTAAAAGGAGTTGATTGTCCTTTTAGATTAAGGTGAGCTGATTGAGTCTTATTTTCCTTGTTGATAATTCCATTTTCTGCTTCTGCCAGAAAAGGGTTACGACTGATTATCCTCAAAATACGATTATCGTTTATTCTTAATTCATCCTTATTTGAATCTATTTGAATTTTAAAAAGGTTTTTTTTATATTCAATTTGAAAATCACTGGTATATTCTGTGCTATCCCAGAAAACGCTCAGTTTACCGTTTTTATTGACATATATTTTTAGACCAATGTATTCATTCTCTAACCAAATAGTATCTTCCGGTATCTTTGTTGCGTCTATCGCATATATTAGTTGGTCTGTTTTTTCATCAATGACTACAGAATAAATCCATGTGATATATTCCTCGTTAGCCGCAACATCTTGCATATACTTCAGATATCGTTGAAACTCTTTTAGTTCCATAGATTTCTCATTGATAAAAGTTTGAAATATTTCTCCATCAATGCCTGCTGCAAGGGAGATGCCAAGTGATTTCTTATGTTGCAGAAAAGACTTGTAATAAATTGAATTTGAAATTCTAAAAAGAGTATAACCTAAGCCAACGGAAAGTATAAGGCTTAAACCGCAAAATCCTGTAAATAATTTTACTTTTAGGCGATTCTTCGCTCCGTAGAATTTTTTAATTTGATTTGTTATCACAGCTTTTTCTATTCTCAACCAAGTTAATGTTATGTATCCCAATTCCTTAGTCAAGTGATTCAGTAATTACAGACTCTTTATTTACCCGTAATTAATCTGTAATATCTAACCCATATTCTCTTATTCAATTAAATATAAAAATTTGTGGATTAAAAGAGATTTTAGATGAAACTTAAGCATAAACTATTTCCAATTCTGTTTCTATTGTTTTGTTCTGTTTCCGTTTGGGCACAGGCTAAAACAGGAGCAGGATCAATACAAGGTGAGGTTCTAGACGCGCAAACAGCAGAGCCTATGTTTGGAGTGACTGCTGTCATTCGTTCCATTTCCAAATCAGCTAGAACTGATTTAGATGGTAAATTTACAATCGTTGGAGTTCCCGATGGTGACTTTGATGTGGAATTTATCATGCAAGGCATGGACACTCAAAAAAGAAAAGTATCTATAGCAGGTGGTAAACCAGCAAAAATCAACGTTGCAATGGGAACCAAAAAATTAGATACAGTCGTAGTTGAAGGAAGAGCTTTGAATGATACAGAGTCCTCTCTCCTGAAACTTCAAAAGAAATCTGCAACGGTATCCGATGGTATTTCAGCTCAAGCAATTGCAAAGACGCCGGACTCTAATGCAGGTGATGTTATTAGGCGTGTAACAGGTATTACCCTCGTCGGTGGTAAATTCGTGTTTGTTCGTGGTCTAGGAGAACGTTATTCCAATACAATCTTTAACGGAGTTCCTCTTCCTTCACCGGAACCTGATAAGAGAATTGTTCCGCTCGATTTATTTCCTGCCTCTCTCTTAAAGAATATTATTGTGAGTAAAACGTTTGTGCCTGAGGATAATGCGGAGTTTTCCGGGGGAACTGTTAAGATTGAGACAAAGGATTTTCCTGATCAATTCTTTATGAAGGCAGGACTCACTGCGGGTTACAACAATAATACTACATTTCAAAACTTTAAGACCTACAGTGAAGGTTCATATAATGTCCCAGGTGGAAGTATTGGAAAAGATTTAATAGGCTTGGATGAGGGTAATCGTAAAAAACCCGAAATAGTAGATACGATTCCTGGGGCTCCTTTCCGAGAATCAGGTAGATTCTCTTTCGGATATCCAGAATCAATCATTTCCCTTGGTTCTCAACAATTTAGCAATCAGTGGACACCTAGAAATACAAACGCACCAGCGAATAAAGGATTTAATTTTTCTATTGGAAATACGTATAAAGTGTTAGGTGATCGCAAACTTGGTTTTATAGCAGCCATAACTTATACAAATGATTTTCAATTCAGACAAGAAAAGGATGTGTTTAACCTAGTCGGAACTCTTATTCCGGGTGCTCCCAATTATCAAAATAAAAATAGATATCTCTTAAAATACAATGACTACAACGCAAATGTTTGGACTGAATCCGTAAACTGGGGATCCATCTTTAACACTACATTCGAAATTGCGAATGGACAAAGACTTCATTGGAAAAATTTCTTTGCAGTGAATAACGATAAAGAGGTTCGTGAATACGGTGGATTTACTCAGAAATTGCCGGCAGAGATTTATTCTACGAAATTAAACTACATTCAAAGGAATTTGTTCAACTCCCAAATCGGAGGTGACCATATACTTAGAATTAAGGATATAAATACCAAGTTTGATTGGACACTTTCCCTTGCAGAGGCTAATCGTAATCAGCCAAACATGCGAGATGTTGTATATGCAGCGCAACCTCCATTTACTTTACAAACTGGAACCAGAGCTTCTATATTAACAAATACACAATCGGCGAGTAACTTTTATTCTACCACAAAGGATACAAATCGATATATCTCCCTTAACTATGAAATTCCATTTACCCAATGGTCAGGACTACAAGGAAAATTTAAGACAGGCTACAGTGCCCTCAATAGAGAGCGGGGATTTGAAGCAGAATTCTTTCACCAAGTTCCTAGAACTGGTGCGACTAACGTCGGTTTAACTGGTCAACCAACCCCAGCGCCAACTTATCCTACTCCTCCAGAAATTGTATACAGTCCGCTCAATCGTGGTCCAAGAGGATATTACGTTGCTGAAGATACAAGAGCTACAGACTCATACAATGCGCGTCAAAAATTGCATGCATATTATGGGCAAGTGGACATGCCTATTCTTCCTAAACTTCGCTTCATTGGAGGTGGAAGATTTGAAGATAATTTTCAATCCGTTAAAACATTTAATCCATTTGATCAAAGAGCAGCATTACTCGAAAAATACAATTACAAGACTTATCTAAATGATTTTGAATCGTCTATTATTGATCCTTCCTTTAGAAAATCCAATGTAATCAATGCAAATCGAAATTGGTTGCCAGCGGCTAACTTTGTGTATAGCCCTAATGACAGTTCGAATATAAGAGTTTCTTATTCAGAAACAATTTCTCGACCTGACTTTAGAGAAATGTCTCCGTTCGAATTTACACCAATTCTCGGCGGTCCACCTGTAAAAGGAAACCCATTCTTAAAAAGAACCTATATACATAACTATGACTTGCGTTATGAGTTCTATCCTAAAGGTGATGAGATCATTGCGATCGGCTTGTTTTATAAAAACATGAGTGCGCCTATCGAGAAAGTTACTGAAGTTGACCAACAATTTCGTTATACCTACACGAACGCAAAACGCGCGTATATCCAAGGCTTAGAGTTTGAAGCAAGAAAAGGATTATCCTTTCTTTCTGAGAAAGCAAAGAATTTTTCTGTTGGTATAAATACATTTTTCATCAAATCAGAGGTGACTCTAAACGATTGGCTCTATTATCAATTGGGTCAATTCGGATCTACCAATACGCAATCGCCAACAAATCTATCTCGCCCTCTACAAGGACAATCTCCTTACGTATATAACGTCAACCTTGATTATAAATTTGATGAAAAGGGAGATCACGGTATATCCGTATTATTCAATCAATTCGGTAAACGAATCGAGTCCGTTGGGGGTCTTGGAATTCCTGACACTTACGAAAGACCTGTTGGCATGATAGATATGGTCTATCGTTTGAAATGGAAAGAGAATTGGAATTTCAGAATAGCAGGAAGAAACTTAAACGATGCACGAATCAAAGTGGTTCAAGAAGACCCTTGGAATGGAAAAGACACAACCATCGCATCCTATAGACTCGGACCAACAGTTACGTTTAGTGCAACGTATAATTTTAATTAGTCGGTATCATAGATACAAATTTTAGAAAGGAAAATACAATATGAATAAAATTTTAAGGAAAATAACTCTGTTGAGTATAATAACCATTATACTCTTGGTAACAGCGAACTGCGAAATAATATCTCCTGAAAAGAAGGAAGACAACAGTGCTCTACTTGCACTAGCCCTTCTATCATCTAGCCAAAGCAGCTCTAGAGCACCTGGCGTTTACATTTCAGGAAAATTAGTTGGATCAGATTCTACAACTGCAATTGCAAATGCAACCATTACAATCAAGGGTAGAGGAGAAGCTGCTGCTATCGTTAGAACTGGAGTAACAGCAACTACTCCTGCGGGATTTTATCAAAATGTTCTTTCAACGGGAACAAGCCCTGTTACCCTCTACGGTAATACAACTGGAACACCTACAAACGCTACAAGAGATACAGAATGTGGCACAACCGTTGTATCTATGTATTCTACTAGCACAACAAACAGAGTAATCTGTGACTCTTCTGCGTTAGATGCAACTGCAAAGACTTCAGGCATTTCTGATGCACTTATTGCTGTAGATACAGAAGTAGGAACTATCACATCTGGTGCTGACGGAACTTTTTCTCAAATAAAATTGTCAACTATAGCAACAGGTAATACTTACACTCTTAGCGTTAGTGGAAAGACAAAAACAAGACGACTTAGAATTGCTAAATCAGGGACATCTACATTGCTTGATGGAACAAGTGATTTAATCCTTGGAAGCTCTACAACTGATGCAAAAAAAGGAACTTCAGCAGCAACGGCGGAAGGTGCAAGTGCAAGCTCTACTTCTAATCCCTATGACTTTTCGATCACTGATTTACAGGTAGAAGTAGTTTATTCAAAACCGTATGACATTCTAACTGGAACTCTCGGCAATACTACATTATCCGCTGCTAAAGATTACGTATTGAGTGGAACAGTAATTGTGCCTTCAGGGGTTACTCTTACTATACCTGCCGGAACTAGAATTTATGGAGCAACATCTCCTGCCGGTGCTTTGTTGATCAAGCAAGGTGGAAAAATTGACGCACAGGGCACTGCATCGAGTCCAATTGTTTTCACATCAGAAAAAGCTGTTGGTTCAAGATCCGGTGGGGATTGGCAAGGTATTATCATCCAAGGAAATGGAATACAAACATTCGGTGGTAGAGGTGTAACTGCTGTAGGTGAGGGTGACGTAGGAACGTTCGGCGGAAGCAATGATGCGGATAATTCTGGAACAATGAAATATGTTCGTATAGAATTTGCTGGTGCTCCGTTTTCTCCTGGTAACGAAAGAAATTGCCTTTCTCTAATGGGTGTTGGTTCTGCAACAACATTGGAATACATTCAATGCCATAGAGGATACGATGATGGTTTTGAACTTTGGGGTGGTGCGGTTAATATGAAGTATCTAGTAGCTAGTGGAAATCGTGATGACCAATTTGACTATGCAGATGGTTGGATTGGAAGACTCCAATTTGCAATCGGACATCTTTACGCTACTCCTGTAGCGGCTAATGATGATACTTCCCGTTGTATCGAAGGGGATGGTAACAGTGCTCAAACCTGTACTGGTTCAAAGAAAACTAGCGCCACTGGAACTTGTGCAGATCCTTCTTTTGCGAACGTAACCTGTGTTAGCTTCGGATCTGGTCAAAACATTGGTGATGCAATTTTCGTAAGGAGAGCAAATGGAGAAAAAGCTGGGGAGTTTTCTCACTTCCATATTCTAAATTTTGGTTCTCAAAACTCTTCCGATTGTGCTTCCTCTGGACAAACAGCAACAGCATCAACGGTCAATCATACTTACACGGTTAGCACAGCGGCTAATAACGGTTGCACTAGTGGTGGAACGATTGATCAAGCAGGCGTTGCATTAACTAGCACTTCTGAAACTGCTCCTAATTATGCACCTGCTGCTG
Encoded here:
- a CDS encoding septal ring lytic transglycosylase RlpA family protein, with the protein product MKHILITLGIVALISCQSSPKKEEAVTTTTQEKIATETEVKEIAKAVEKPKFDEVGFASWYGIQFQGKPTASGEMFDRFKLTAAHRTIPFGSVVKVQNLENNRETEVVINDRGPFDEGNIIEVTERAAEILNFKEETVVKVGTNIVKPAEENPLLVKDDSFSVDDDDDDDDDDDIDEETAPPAKKGEPKKPATVTPVAPEKKPPVVAPAPAPAKTVAPANNSKTAPAEIPTISTPAPTNNNGSQPKGETVQIGVFKEQRRAEAFRDQIKKDFSEKIFLFSRSGTYVVQIGDFAKREDAVALREKLKAKKIANCFIPPKN
- a CDS encoding type II toxin-antitoxin system VapB family antitoxin, whose protein sequence is MALSLKDPETDRLARKLSSLTGESITQVITVSLRERLDRLVHTYDIVKNDRLRDTLLKFLKRLPPNALSSDHDDLLYGKDGLPK
- a CDS encoding type II toxin-antitoxin system VapC family toxin, giving the protein MIIDSSALLAILFNEPEKESFLEAIQKDPYIKMSVANYLESAIRIDSFRDPILSRLFDELVEEMGIELKEVTPDQAQIARQAFKDFGKGSGHSASLNFGDCFAYALTKATKEKLLFKGNDFPETDINSAIPS
- a CDS encoding PP2C family protein-serine/threonine phosphatase, coding for MRIEKAVITNQIKKFYGAKNRLKVKLFTGFCGLSLILSVGLGYTLFRISNSIYYKSFLQHKKSLGISLAAGIDGEIFQTFINEKSMELKEFQRYLKYMQDVAANEEYITWIYSVVIDEKTDQLIYAIDATKIPEDTIWLENEYIGLKIYVNKNGKLSVFWDSTEYTSDFQIEYKKNLFKIQIDSNKDELRINDNRILRIISRNPFLAEAENGIINKENKTQSAHLNLKGQSTPFTLTFASKNSVASIPGWEFIETEELKNIIKKSIRSCTPHISDEPEQLAYGTFIIVIAPIFKEKTQCVGAVLFSVSISDIRQFNNTMTMAGVTITLVALIFTIIVSYILSIYITDPLRKLSQAVDELSSGNMETNVVIESEDEFGYLSEKFNEMVINLKKAYKEKESLAALRHELNVAKKIQTSILPKSIPTSQNLDIAVNYYPMAQVGGDFYDFHVVDKNKIGIFIADVSGHGIPAAIIASMLKIAFSIQSAFADDPARLLSRINKSMLNNVGTNFITASYIYLDFENNTMKHAKAGHPSIYIHSSETDEVKEFNQKGKILGLFPEIQTEMVEIPIQKGDRIVLYTDGIIEARNSSEEMFGEELLIGYIRKHNLMKPADFAKLVMNDVKSWIGNTVSNHSDDVTLMVIDIK
- a CDS encoding TonB-dependent receptor; this translates as MKLKHKLFPILFLLFCSVSVWAQAKTGAGSIQGEVLDAQTAEPMFGVTAVIRSISKSARTDLDGKFTIVGVPDGDFDVEFIMQGMDTQKRKVSIAGGKPAKINVAMGTKKLDTVVVEGRALNDTESSLLKLQKKSATVSDGISAQAIAKTPDSNAGDVIRRVTGITLVGGKFVFVRGLGERYSNTIFNGVPLPSPEPDKRIVPLDLFPASLLKNIIVSKTFVPEDNAEFSGGTVKIETKDFPDQFFMKAGLTAGYNNNTTFQNFKTYSEGSYNVPGGSIGKDLIGLDEGNRKKPEIVDTIPGAPFRESGRFSFGYPESIISLGSQQFSNQWTPRNTNAPANKGFNFSIGNTYKVLGDRKLGFIAAITYTNDFQFRQEKDVFNLVGTLIPGAPNYQNKNRYLLKYNDYNANVWTESVNWGSIFNTTFEIANGQRLHWKNFFAVNNDKEVREYGGFTQKLPAEIYSTKLNYIQRNLFNSQIGGDHILRIKDINTKFDWTLSLAEANRNQPNMRDVVYAAQPPFTLQTGTRASILTNTQSASNFYSTTKDTNRYISLNYEIPFTQWSGLQGKFKTGYSALNRERGFEAEFFHQVPRTGATNVGLTGQPTPAPTYPTPPEIVYSPLNRGPRGYYVAEDTRATDSYNARQKLHAYYGQVDMPILPKLRFIGGGRFEDNFQSVKTFNPFDQRAALLEKYNYKTYLNDFESSIIDPSFRKSNVINANRNWLPAANFVYSPNDSSNIRVSYSETISRPDFREMSPFEFTPILGGPPVKGNPFLKRTYIHNYDLRYEFYPKGDEIIAIGLFYKNMSAPIEKVTEVDQQFRYTYTNAKRAYIQGLEFEARKGLSFLSEKAKNFSVGINTFFIKSEVTLNDWLYYQLGQFGSTNTQSPTNLSRPLQGQSPYVYNVNLDYKFDEKGDHGISVLFNQFGKRIESVGGLGIPDTYERPVGMIDMVYRLKWKENWNFRIAGRNLNDARIKVVQEDPWNGKDTTIASYRLGPTVTFSATYNFN